The Deltaproteobacteria bacterium genomic interval TACTTCTCCGGTTTTTCAATCATCAGGTGACAATCCAGCGGTATGGTGGCCACGCGGCGAATCGCCCGAACAACATCCGGACCGATGGTGAGGTTCGGGACAAAGTGGCCGTCCATGATATCGACATGGATCAGGTCGGCGCCAGCCTCGGTCACCGCCTTGACCTCATCACCCAGTTTGGAAAAATCAGCCGATAAAATGGACGGGGCGATCTGTTTCATGACCCTAATTTTGTCCCCACCTCAAGCGGGTGCCCTCTCAAAAACTCCGCGGCGGAAAGCCGCTTTCCCCCCTCCAGTTGCAGTTCTTCCAAACGGAGAATCCCGTGACCGCAAGCAACATCAATCCCGGAAGGGTGGGTCGCCAGAATTTCTCCCGGCCTCTGTTTTTTATTTTTTTCAGGGATCACCGAGGCAGTGTAAATTTTAAGCCTTTGGGTGTCAAGAAAGGTATACGCCCCCGGCCAGGGATTCGTCCCCCGAATTTTACAAAAAATCGCCTTCGCCGAACAATTCCAGTCAATCAGACCGTCTTCTTTCTCTAAGGAAGGGGCCCAAGTCACCATTTCCTCAACCTGAGGAGAGGCCTGCAACTTCCCTTCCTTCAACCGTTGAATCGTCTCAACAAGGAGTTCCGCCCCGATATTTGCCAGTCGTTTGCCCAAAAGAAGGCTGTTATCCTCCTCCTGAATCGGAACCTTTCTTTGAAGATAGATCGGGCCGGCGTCCAGTCTTTCCACCATCTTTAAGGTGGTCACCCCGGTTTCCGCCTCGCCGTTGATCAGCGCCCATTGGACAGGGGCGGCCCCACGATACTTTGGCAAGAGTGAAAAATGGAGGTTGAGACACCCTTGAGGTGGGATCATTAACATTTTCTTTGGCAGAATTTTCCCATAGGCAACCACAACAATCAGGTCCGGCGATAATTCAGTTAGCGTTCGGAGAAAAGAGTCGTCTAATTTTTCCGGTTGAAAAAGGAGCCGTTGGCTCTTTTTGGCAAGGGTAGCCACGGGGGGGGACGAAAGTTTTCGCCCCCGCCCCACCGGCCGGTCCGGCTGGCTGATAACCCCTATGATCTCTTCACCAGAAGCAAGGAGCGCCTCAAGACTGGGAAGGGCAATTTCTGGGGAACCAGCAAAAAGGATCTTCATCCGATATAGGCCCGTTTCGAAGTGGACGGGACTTCCTCAAACTCTTCATGCTTGGGGGAATCACCCTTCTCCAATTTCTTTTTGTAAAGGTCTCGTTTGAGGCGCGAGAGACGGTCCACCAAAAGAATCCCGTCCAGGTGATCAATTTCATGCTGGAAGGCGACCGCCAATAACTCCTCTGCCGGGATCCGGATCGGACGTCCCTCTTTGGAAAACCCCTGAACAATAATCTTGGCGGAGCGTTTCACCGGGAGAATCAACTGCGGGAGGGAAAGACACCCCTCTTCCCAGAGAATCTCCCCCTCCCGATGGACAATCTCCGGATTAATGATCGCCTTGGGGTCCGGTTTTCTTTTCTCACCCTTGGGTGAAGCACCCTCAAGTTGACCAATATCAATCACGAGAACCCTTTTTAAAACCGCCACCTGAGGGGCGGCCAGTCCTACCCCCGGCGCGGCATACATCGTCTCCAGCATGTCATCAATAAGCCGCCCCACGGTTTTGTCCGAGGGAGAAACCGGTAACGATTTTTTTTTCAGTACCGGGTCCGGGTATTTGACAATCGGAAGGAGTGCCATTTTACAAGAGGTTGAGCGGATCGATATCAACGATCAACCGCAGGCCGGATGGTAAAATACCGCCTTCTCCGGCGTCAAGGAGTTCCTTCAGCAATTTTTGAAACTCCCCCATTTTTTTGACCTTGGCCAGGAGATGCCAGCGGTACCGGTTCCTCAATTTTTCCAGCGGGCAAGGGGCTGGACCGAGGAGGGTGACCGCCAGCGGCAATTTCTCTTTGAGGAGTCCCGCCATCGTCACCGCCGTGATTTCAACCTTCTCCCGATCGGTGCCGTTCCACTCCAACCGAACAATCCTGGAGAATGGTGGGTAGTTGAGCTCTTGGCGTTCCATCAATTCCTTCCGGTAAAATTCCAGGATGTTGTGGGCAGGCAGGCTTTCAAAACAGGGGTGGTCCGGGTGATAGGTCTGGATAAAGACACGCCCCGGGTCGGAGCCGCGCCCGGCCCGTCCGGCGACTTGCAAAAGAAGATGAAAGGTTCTCTCCGAGGCCCGGAAGTCAGGGAAGTTGAGGATCGTATCGGCATTCAGGACCCCAACGAGGGTGATCCCCGGATAATCGTGCCCCTTGGCAATCATCTGTGTCCCGATCAGGATGTCAATCTCCTGGCGTTGAAGCCTTGCCAGGAGTTCAGGCCAGGCCTCTTTGCGGGTCATGGTGTCGCGATCCAATCGGGCTACACGGGCCTCCGGGAAAATCGTTCTGACCTCTTCCTCTACCTTTTCCGTCCCAAAACCGGATTCCCGAATCCGATCGCCGCCGCACTGGGGGCATTGGGTCGGGGCCTCGACCCGCCAGTCACAGTAGTGACAGTGCAATTGCCGTTTCTTTTGATGAAGCGTGAGGGAGACATGACAACGGGGGCAAGGGAAATACTCCCCACAATAATGACAGACCAAAAAGTTGGCAAAGCCTCGGCGATTTAAAAAAAGGAGGGACTGTTGATGACGGTAAAGGTTTTCGGCAAGGGCGGCCAGCAAAGATTTTGAAAAAATGGAGGTTTTTTCCTCCTTGCGCATGTCACTAATGACAATTTCTGGCAGGGAGGCCCCCGTTGCCCTTTCAGGGAGGAAGAAATAGCTGTGGGCGCCCGTAGTGCATTGGTAAAATGATTCCAGGGAGGGGGTCGCCGAGCCGAGGAGGAGAAAAGCCCCCTCCTTTTGACACCGCCTGCGGGCGATCTCCCGCGCATGATAACGAAGGCGGTCCTCCTGCTTGTAGGAGGGGTCCTGTTCTTCATCCATCACTATCAGTCCCAGGTTCGAAAATGGTAAAAATACAGCGGAACGAGTCCCGACAACGAGAGAGCCTTCTCCGTGATAAACCCTCTGCCAGGTCTGCAACCGTTCCCCATCGGAAAGACCGCTATGGTAGAGGAGACACTGGTTACCGAATCGATCCCTGACCCTTTCCACTAATTGAGGGGTCAGGCCGATCTCCGGCGTCAGGAGGAGCACCTGTTTTTTTTCTTCAAGGAGTTTCTGAATAACCTGGAGGTAAACTTCTGTTTTACCACTGCCGGTCACGCCATGGAGGAGAAAAAGCCTTTCCCCCGACCGGCGGGCCTCATCAATTTTGGCAAGGGCAGACTTCTGGTGAGGATTTAAGTTAAGGACGGGTGGCGATGGGGAGCCCTCAACGAAAGGTCGGAGGCTGTACCTTACTGTAGTGCCGAAGACCTTCGGCGAGGGCGACCCGGAGACAGGACCCGTCCGTATCCGAAATCGTGGTCGACCAAGTACCGCTGGCAAGGCAACCTTCAAGACCTCGCCAATCGGGCTCAGCACCTCCCGAGAGACCTCCTTTAATAAGGCAAGCATCCGTTCAGAAAAAACCGGTTCCGGATCCAAAACCTCAAGGATCTCTTTAATCCCGCTGATAGAAGTTGTTGATGGGAATGAGAGGACGATCCCGACCATCTTTCTTCGGCCAAAAGGGACCAGTACCCTCGATCCAGCCTTTATTGGAGATAACTGGCCCGGCGCAAGCCGGTAAGTAAAGGTCCGGTTTTTAGGAATCGGCAGGGCGACTTCGACAAAAAGCATGGTGAAATCCTTAGCAGGTCCATTAGCTAGAGGCAAAAAATCTCTCATTGAACTCTGTTATTTTTTTGGTTAGGGTCCGTCCGCCGTTAGAAACGGGACGTAGCGCAGCCCGGTAGCGCACCTGCTTCGGGAGCAGGGGGTCCGGGGTTCAAATCCCCGCGTCCCGACAATTCACTTTCTGGATCATGAAAGATATTTCCTGATTTTGATGATGAGAAAATCGAGGTCACAAGGTTTTTTAATAAATTCCCTGGCCCCCAATTTTTTGACTTCTTCTTCGAGACCCGCCCTATCAACACCGGTCAGAACCAGGACAGGGATCTTTTCGGTCTCCCGGTGAGAACGGAGATTATCCAAAACGGTGGCCCCTTCTCCCACCGGCATCCGCATGTCGAGGATGATAAGGTCCGGTTTCTTCTTGTGGGCCAGCTCGATGGTACGAACCCCTTCATAGGCAACGCAGGTCTCAAAACCGTTTCTCTCCAGTCCGTCGCGAAGGGTACGGACAAGATCCCGATCGTCATCCGCCACCAAAATGGTCCGTTTGCCCTCCATCCCCCAAAGACCTCCGGCTCTCATAGCGATTATACCACAAGTTCCCTTTTGCCAAGACTGATTTCATCTCAACCCTAGACCCTCGGCAAAAACAGTTCCAGAAAGTGTGAGATGGCGGTCTTGGCGGAATTGGCGAATTTCCGGAAGCGGACAAGTTCAAAAATTTTTCCCGGTTCCTGAAGCAGGAACTGGACCGCCCTGATCGGACTGATGGACAGATCGGGCCTCAAGAACTGTTCAAAATCGGGGAGCGCCTGCGACACCGGATCGAAAATCGCCCGGACCGCCAGAAACGGCAATTTTTTCCTGACCGCCCAACGGGCCACCTCGGCCGTTTCCATTTCCAAGGCCAGAACCTCAGCCCGCGTCCCCAAAAACGCCTTTTCGTGTGGTTTCGCAATAATCTTGTCGACGGTCAACAGAGAGCCCTGATGGTACGGCAGTTTTCCCGCCTCAGCCACTTCTTTGGCCAGATTGAGCCATTTTTGAGTGGATCGGGCCACGACCTCAACATCCGGATTCAGGACACGGACATCGGTCGCCAAGATGAGATCACCCGAGGTGATGGCCGGTTGAGTCGCCCCGGCACAACCGGTCGAAAGGAGCAGACTGGGGGCATACCGTTCAAAAAGGAATGAAAGCGCCTTGAAGGTATTCCCCCGCCCCATACCGGTCCGGACGAGGAGAATAGGAACCCGCTGAAACTCCCCTTCGACGATCGTCAATGGGGGTTGGTTCACGACATGCCGTGGAGTCACCCGCCCGGTAAATCCCTTTAGTTCATCACGCAGGGCGGCGATGATGGCGATCGGCTGAGGCGTCACAAGACTCTCTGGTATTGTTCAATGGTCTGCTTCCAAACCGGCACACCGCAGTAACGATCCCCTTCGGGGCAATACGGGGTCTCCCCCGCCCTCTTTCGCAGATAGCAGGGGGCCAGGATATGCCCGGCAATCCGGGGATGGATCTCTTTGACCTGACTGATTTCATCGATGGTCGCAAAAAAGATTTCCTCTTGGCTGTCGTAACAGGCCCGCGTCCGCCACTTATGGTGGAGATTCAAGAGATCCCCCGACTCCGTGAAGCGGATCGGAAAGGCGTTGGGCAGGAGGTAGAGCGCCTTTTCCGGTTCAACCCCGTCGTCCAGCAACCGATTGATCTCGGAAAAAAGACCACTCATTGTTTTTTCAAAAAGTTCCCGGGCCGGGTCAAACTCCTTAACCAGCATCGGGAGGAGATAATCGGGACGACCGGTGTAATGGGTCTTGAGGATCGGTCGCGAAGCGGGCGTCATCCGGTGGCGTTGGTCCTGAGAATCGGCGGTGTGGGAGATTTTCTTCTGAAAGGTATAATGCGGGTGCACCATCGCCCGGGAGAGTTTGCTCAAGCTGTTAATATTTAAGGTGTCGCCAAGGTAGGAATTTCGGGCCGGGTCCATCGCGAGGGTGATCGCCTCGTCATCGGAGAGTTTTTCGCGTGTCAGCCCAAAGAGCTGCCGGACCGACTGGGCCAGACTCTCTTCGGCATTTTTTTTATAGTCCACCAATTTAGAGACATGCCCTTCCAGTGATCGGTCAAACTCGTCGATAAAATTCTGCGAGGAGTTCAAACGATCGGTGGTTTGAAACTGTTCTAAAATTTTAAACTCCGGTGTCTCCTCCAGCGGCAGGGGGTCTTTCAAATCCTTTTCAAAATCAGGATCGATCTTTTTCACCTCCTCAACCATCCTCTCCACCACGTAACGCTGTTCTTCTGGCGTATCAAAGAGCTGGCAGAGGCGCCAGTAGCGGATCAGCGTCAAGGCGCTGACCGAATGATACATATAGGCATGGATCGCCACCGGCAGGAGGTAGCGGGCCACCTCGTACCCCCTTTTCTTCAGGGCGTTTTCGTATTTCCCTGCAACCTTTTCCCTCTGGGGAAAGATCTTGTAAAACCGACGCCGGATCTCCGGCAAAAGGATCTCAATCATCTGGTTGTATTTTTCCATAAGGCCGTCAACCACCGTCACATACCGCTCGGCCTGTTTTTCCGAAAGTCCAGGGATGGTGTAATGCCCACGGGCCACCTTCACATACCGCTGACTCACCTGTTCCGAATTATAATAAGGATGGCTGTGCAAAAAAGACCAGATGAACTGCCGGCTGATCTTGTCCAGGGCAAAGACAAAGGTGGCATGCTGGCGTGTCGTGAGGTGCCCGGCATGGAGGGTCGATTGGGCGATCTTGTCCCGCAACACTAATGCCTTTTCATCCTTGGTGACGTCGTCAAGGCTCACAATCCCCCTGGAGGAATAACAGGTCCGGGCGGTCGCCACCGCCAGGTTGTACGGTTGCTCAATCACCCCTTCAAGGGTCACCACCGGCGGTTCGGAAAGGAAGGGGGAATTTGTCATTGGGGTCGTAATCCTAGTCTCGGCTACCGGGATTGTCCACCGGCTATTTTGATGGCAACTTTGCCCCTCAACTGCCGATAATAACGACATCTTTTGAGAAAGGGGTTTACCATGGGACTCCAGGGTTTTAAGGATGCTCAGATCCGACAAAAAGTGGAAGCCGCAATCCACCAGGTTTGCGGTGACCCTC includes:
- a CDS encoding FAD-dependent thymidylate synthase, giving the protein MTNSPFLSEPPVVTLEGVIEQPYNLAVATARTCYSSRGIVSLDDVTKDEKALVLRDKIAQSTLHAGHLTTRQHATFVFALDKISRQFIWSFLHSHPYYNSEQVSQRYVKVARGHYTIPGLSEKQAERYVTVVDGLMEKYNQMIEILLPEIRRRFYKIFPQREKVAGKYENALKKRGYEVARYLLPVAIHAYMYHSVSALTLIRYWRLCQLFDTPEEQRYVVERMVEEVKKIDPDFEKDLKDPLPLEETPEFKILEQFQTTDRLNSSQNFIDEFDRSLEGHVSKLVDYKKNAEESLAQSVRQLFGLTREKLSDDEAITLAMDPARNSYLGDTLNINSLSKLSRAMVHPHYTFQKKISHTADSQDQRHRMTPASRPILKTHYTGRPDYLLPMLVKEFDPARELFEKTMSGLFSEINRLLDDGVEPEKALYLLPNAFPIRFTESGDLLNLHHKWRTRACYDSQEEIFFATIDEISQVKEIHPRIAGHILAPCYLRKRAGETPYCPEGDRYCGVPVWKQTIEQYQRVL
- the priA gene encoding primosomal protein N', with the protein product MLFVEVALPIPKNRTFTYRLAPGQLSPIKAGSRVLVPFGRRKMVGIVLSFPSTTSISGIKEILEVLDPEPVFSERMLALLKEVSREVLSPIGEVLKVALPAVLGRPRFRIRTGPVSGSPSPKVFGTTVRYSLRPFVEGSPSPPVLNLNPHQKSALAKIDEARRSGERLFLLHGVTGSGKTEVYLQVIQKLLEEKKQVLLLTPEIGLTPQLVERVRDRFGNQCLLYHSGLSDGERLQTWQRVYHGEGSLVVGTRSAVFLPFSNLGLIVMDEEQDPSYKQEDRLRYHAREIARRRCQKEGAFLLLGSATPSLESFYQCTTGAHSYFFLPERATGASLPEIVISDMRKEEKTSIFSKSLLAALAENLYRHQQSLLFLNRRGFANFLVCHYCGEYFPCPRCHVSLTLHQKKRQLHCHYCDWRVEAPTQCPQCGGDRIRESGFGTEKVEEEVRTIFPEARVARLDRDTMTRKEAWPELLARLQRQEIDILIGTQMIAKGHDYPGITLVGVLNADTILNFPDFRASERTFHLLLQVAGRAGRGSDPGRVFIQTYHPDHPCFESLPAHNILEFYRKELMERQELNYPPFSRIVRLEWNGTDREKVEITAVTMAGLLKEKLPLAVTLLGPAPCPLEKLRNRYRWHLLAKVKKMGEFQKLLKELLDAGEGGILPSGLRLIVDIDPLNLL
- a CDS encoding methionyl-tRNA formyltransferase encodes the protein MKILFAGSPEIALPSLEALLASGEEIIGVISQPDRPVGRGRKLSSPPVATLAKKSQRLLFQPEKLDDSFLRTLTELSPDLIVVVAYGKILPKKMLMIPPQGCLNLHFSLLPKYRGAAPVQWALINGEAETGVTTLKMVERLDAGPIYLQRKVPIQEEDNSLLLGKRLANIGAELLVETIQRLKEGKLQASPQVEEMVTWAPSLEKEDGLIDWNCSAKAIFCKIRGTNPWPGAYTFLDTQRLKIYTASVIPEKNKKQRPGEILATHPSGIDVACGHGILRLEELQLEGGKRLSAAEFLRGHPLEVGTKLGS
- the def gene encoding peptide deformylase — encoded protein: MALLPIVKYPDPVLKKKSLPVSPSDKTVGRLIDDMLETMYAAPGVGLAAPQVAVLKRVLVIDIGQLEGASPKGEKRKPDPKAIINPEIVHREGEILWEEGCLSLPQLILPVKRSAKIIVQGFSKEGRPIRIPAEELLAVAFQHEIDHLDGILLVDRLSRLKRDLYKKKLEKGDSPKHEEFEEVPSTSKRAYIG
- a CDS encoding response regulator — encoded protein: MRAGGLWGMEGKRTILVADDDRDLVRTLRDGLERNGFETCVAYEGVRTIELAHKKKPDLIILDMRMPVGEGATVLDNLRSHRETEKIPVLVLTGVDRAGLEEEVKKLGAREFIKKPCDLDFLIIKIRKYLS